A single Pseudoalteromonas phenolica DNA region contains:
- a CDS encoding cupin domain-containing protein — protein MTVNLLKNIPGDLSSEVFEDLISTDSVRVERIISQGHSSPATGWYDQDEHEWVMVLEGFGVIEFENGKCVRLEKGDSLNIPAHKKHKVKQTSNHQPTIWLAVFYR, from the coding sequence ATGACAGTTAACTTACTTAAAAATATTCCAGGTGACTTATCAAGTGAGGTCTTTGAAGATCTAATCAGTACTGATTCTGTTCGGGTCGAACGAATTATCTCTCAAGGACATAGCTCACCTGCAACAGGTTGGTACGACCAAGACGAGCATGAATGGGTGATGGTCTTAGAAGGGTTTGGGGTAATTGAATTTGAAAATGGCAAGTGTGTGAGGCTAGAAAAAGGAGATTCATTAAATATACCTGCCCACAAAAAGCACAAAGTTAAACAAACCTCAAATCATCAGCCAACAATTTGGTTGGCTGTTTTTTATAGGTAA
- a CDS encoding alpha/beta hydrolase family protein produces the protein MVQEEIVFKSQMLSLKGTLSVPKSKGTFPCLVMVHGSGQQDRDGNINGFDTNIFKQLSEQLIEAGYATFCYDKRGAGKSEGDFKTAGLEEVVLDAHAAINHISTHKQVNTDAIYVLGHSEGACLAPEIANNNKLISGLIMLCASLRSFEKDGIKNAEVMNRDLDALKGLKGKILRLFLYTKDPAKTMRDLRAKVESTDKPTVRVGFHKVSTKFYRETFNYDVKSHLANTIKPILAIGGEKDFQCHPDDTKLIAKVTNASISTHIIKNMDHTLRLQTGLPSLASYKHACKNDIMPEVAFQLKNWLSEKINLAEKHATDEKLKPTAIT, from the coding sequence ATGGTGCAGGAAGAGATTGTATTTAAGTCACAAATGCTAAGCTTAAAAGGTACATTGTCAGTACCGAAAAGCAAGGGCACATTTCCTTGCCTAGTCATGGTTCACGGCAGTGGTCAGCAAGACAGAGATGGCAATATTAATGGTTTTGACACGAATATTTTTAAACAACTTTCAGAGCAGTTAATTGAAGCTGGTTACGCCACTTTTTGTTATGACAAACGTGGTGCAGGTAAAAGTGAAGGAGATTTTAAAACTGCTGGCTTAGAAGAAGTTGTTTTGGATGCTCATGCAGCGATCAATCATATATCAACTCATAAACAAGTTAATACTGATGCCATTTATGTATTAGGGCATAGTGAAGGGGCTTGTCTAGCGCCAGAAATAGCAAACAATAATAAACTTATTTCAGGGTTAATTATGCTTTGCGCTAGCCTTCGTAGCTTTGAAAAAGATGGTATTAAAAATGCTGAAGTAATGAATCGAGATCTCGACGCTCTGAAGGGCTTAAAAGGTAAGATCTTAAGGCTCTTTTTATACACCAAAGACCCTGCTAAAACTATGCGAGATTTACGAGCTAAAGTTGAAAGTACCGATAAACCAACAGTGAGAGTTGGCTTTCACAAAGTAAGCACCAAGTTCTACAGAGAAACATTTAATTATGATGTCAAGTCGCACCTGGCTAACACGATAAAACCGATATTAGCCATTGGAGGTGAGAAGGACTTTCAATGTCACCCTGATGATACTAAGCTCATCGCCAAGGTTACAAACGCATCAATAAGTACACATATCATCAAAAATATGGACCATACTTTGCGGTTACAAACAGGTTTGCCTTCACTAGCCAGCTACAAACATGCTTGTAAAAATGACATAATGCCTGAGGTCGCATTTCAGTTAAAAAACTGGTTATCAGAGAAAATTAATTTAGCTGAAAAACATGCAACAGATGAGAAATTAAAGCCAACAGCCATAACTTAA
- a CDS encoding Arc family DNA-binding protein translates to MASKKSYPLRINPDVLAAVQRWADDDLRSVNAQIEYILRDALVKSGRVKIVQKVVTEVHPQDPEE, encoded by the coding sequence TTGGCCAGTAAGAAAAGTTACCCACTTAGAATAAACCCTGATGTATTAGCCGCAGTACAGCGCTGGGCTGACGATGACTTACGCAGTGTAAACGCGCAAATAGAGTATATTTTGCGTGATGCATTAGTAAAGTCGGGTAGGGTGAAAATCGTACAAAAAGTGGTAACCGAAGTACATCCTCAAGACCCAGAAGAATAA
- a CDS encoding SPFH domain-containing protein gives MKEIKGFSANGYVASVIFIAIALACLSQFNPVNGSSILFVLLAVLSVACLAGLFMVQPNQGRVLTLFGSYVGTVKENGLRWTVPFFIRRNISLRLRNFESNKIKVNDAHGNPIEIATVVVWSVNDTAEAVFEVDDYESFVNIQSEAALRNMSSAYPYDQHDGDEIALRSHPIQVSEALKTEIQDRLAKAGVKVHEARISHLAYASEIASAMLQRQQASAIIAARQKIVDGAVGMVELALSRLSEREIVELDEERKAAMVSNLLVVLCAEQNTQPVVNAGSLY, from the coding sequence ATGAAAGAAATAAAAGGATTCTCAGCAAACGGGTATGTTGCAAGCGTGATTTTTATTGCAATTGCATTAGCCTGTTTAAGCCAATTCAATCCAGTAAATGGTAGTAGCATTTTATTTGTCCTTCTAGCCGTGCTTAGTGTGGCATGTTTAGCAGGTTTATTTATGGTTCAGCCAAATCAAGGTCGTGTCCTCACTTTGTTTGGCAGTTACGTAGGAACAGTGAAAGAAAATGGTTTGCGCTGGACTGTCCCATTCTTTATTCGCAGAAATATTTCTTTAAGATTAAGAAATTTTGAAAGTAACAAAATCAAAGTCAATGATGCGCATGGTAACCCGATTGAGATTGCCACTGTGGTTGTGTGGTCAGTGAATGACACCGCAGAGGCCGTATTTGAAGTAGATGACTACGAAAGCTTTGTAAACATTCAAAGTGAAGCGGCGCTTAGAAATATGTCGAGCGCTTATCCATACGATCAACATGACGGTGATGAAATTGCATTGCGTAGTCACCCAATTCAAGTCTCTGAAGCACTAAAAACAGAAATTCAAGACAGATTGGCAAAAGCAGGTGTAAAAGTACATGAAGCTAGAATTTCACACCTTGCCTATGCATCAGAAATTGCCAGTGCCATGTTACAACGTCAACAAGCTTCAGCCATTATTGCTGCAAGACAAAAAATCGTAGATGGTGCGGTTGGCATGGTGGAGCTAGCGCTAAGCAGATTGTCTGAACGAGAAATCGTAGAGCTAGACGAAGAGCGCAAAGCGGCTATGGTTAGCAACTTGCTGGTGGTATTATGCGCCGAGCAAAATACGCAACCTGTGGTCAATGCAGGTAGCCTTTACTAA
- a CDS encoding winged helix-turn-helix transcriptional regulator: MSVYKVGENLTLNLDERKLFKGSTEVSLPELSYRLLVCLAERAPNVVSHDILLDYVWQGKIVSEDTIKKRVSRLREVLAVEEKLEPIIAERGLGYRLNLLVKRDERTVHLQGEQQNPSKLVSPQFHFFIRDRVILSGLVIFGIIALGVLQQREPSKILQPEQVNISLLTPDEAIELDVARFMGLQNSSKIDSAILRLENSINQASNKVAIFSILSELYLTKHKLYGANQDDLIQAYQFAVKAVNASNSQPWPYVALGNVQIEQGKYKNAIESANKAISLSPKWVNAHAVKSSALNHRGDISGAWQAIQIAHKLQPDNPLVQKIRAQVLLNKNMFSWSERHLESLIASTPQDAFYLLTQAEYFLATKEYEKAEKALIELLTLKPNFIEAHLLMASALELQGKVDKSLVHLERIANSQSKYAKLALLLANLADDNNRNVKGKPSEADTYSNHFIASLTALSNKDPDQFLQLAKKAVQSGFSKEYLLESNIIYTSLEQQGQSDNLLKDYQALKTNLFNIKQARRVKRVPIL; encoded by the coding sequence ATGTCAGTTTATAAAGTCGGAGAAAACCTAACTTTAAACCTTGATGAACGAAAACTATTTAAAGGTTCTACAGAGGTTTCTTTGCCTGAACTATCATATCGATTATTAGTGTGTTTGGCTGAACGTGCGCCGAATGTCGTTTCTCATGACATACTCTTGGATTATGTGTGGCAGGGGAAAATCGTCTCAGAAGACACCATTAAAAAACGTGTATCTCGCCTTAGGGAAGTTTTGGCAGTCGAAGAAAAACTTGAGCCTATTATTGCAGAGCGAGGCCTAGGTTATCGTTTAAATTTATTAGTTAAACGTGACGAGCGCACAGTTCACCTACAAGGTGAACAACAAAATCCATCAAAACTTGTAAGTCCACAATTTCATTTTTTTATTAGGGATCGTGTCATACTTAGTGGATTAGTCATCTTTGGGATCATCGCTTTAGGTGTTTTGCAACAAAGAGAACCAAGCAAGATACTGCAACCAGAACAAGTGAATATAAGCCTATTAACTCCTGATGAAGCGATTGAGCTAGATGTAGCTCGATTTATGGGGTTACAAAACAGTTCAAAAATCGATAGTGCGATTCTAAGGCTAGAAAACTCAATCAATCAAGCCAGTAATAAAGTCGCTATTTTCTCAATATTAAGCGAATTGTATTTAACTAAGCATAAGTTATATGGAGCCAATCAAGACGATTTAATACAAGCCTATCAATTTGCAGTAAAGGCAGTTAACGCTTCGAACAGCCAACCTTGGCCTTATGTTGCGCTTGGTAATGTACAAATTGAGCAGGGGAAATATAAAAACGCCATTGAAAGTGCTAACAAAGCCATTTCACTTTCGCCTAAATGGGTGAACGCTCATGCCGTCAAATCTAGCGCATTGAATCACCGTGGCGATATTTCAGGGGCGTGGCAAGCGATCCAAATTGCGCATAAGCTACAACCTGACAATCCGCTTGTACAAAAGATTCGTGCTCAGGTTCTGTTAAATAAAAACATGTTTAGTTGGAGTGAACGTCATTTGGAATCCTTAATTGCGTCTACTCCGCAAGATGCGTTTTATTTACTGACTCAAGCCGAGTATTTCTTGGCGACTAAAGAATATGAGAAAGCAGAAAAAGCCTTAATTGAATTACTGACATTAAAGCCAAACTTTATTGAAGCCCATCTACTCATGGCAAGTGCTTTAGAGTTACAAGGAAAAGTAGATAAGTCACTTGTTCATTTAGAGCGAATTGCTAATAGCCAAAGTAAATATGCAAAGCTAGCGCTGTTGCTCGCCAATTTGGCTGACGATAATAATAGAAATGTGAAGGGGAAACCTTCAGAAGCTGATACATACTCCAATCATTTTATCGCTTCGCTCACTGCGTTAAGTAACAAAGACCCTGATCAATTTTTACAGTTGGCAAAGAAAGCAGTGCAAAGCGGGTTCTCTAAAGAGTATTTATTAGAATCCAATATTATTTATACTTCGTTAGAGCAACAAGGACAAAGTGATAATCTACTTAAAGATTACCAAGCGCTTAAAACAAACTTGTTTAATATCAAGCAAGCACGTCGAGTTAAGAGGGTGCCTATCCTGTAG
- a CDS encoding serine hydrolase domain-containing protein, translating into MMRTKILFLLIFFTSFFSLANQIKSKEIDKLLTQYHQLKQFNGVALISHKGKVLLKKGYGKANFEWDINHTVEGKFKIASITKQFTAMLILQLVEKKKLKLDEKLIEYYPSYRADTGSTITIRQLLNHTSGLGNFFHLDGYKAVEARNHYTLDEFISKFCSEDLNFEPGTQFRYSNAGYTILGKVIEQVTGKPYSEVLTEQILNPLNMNNSGFNQQHSVINNRVAGYERLLNRLEHPSFIDMSVPFSAGSIYSTAMDLYRWDRGLAENKILSKPLTKILYQVTEHRNYAAGWLVDNYPEERFGKPLTRVHHGGMIPGFNANISRVLEDDTLVVLLDNTGGAPMTPITEKVLSIIYDKAYEQPELRLSQKLYNMIIEQGTSASIAWYKTLIAHDEGFSERQLIRFAYELVDANEKQAATAFLTLNAVLNPNSKRAQHALKSITSL; encoded by the coding sequence ATGATGCGTACAAAGATACTTTTTTTACTTATATTTTTTACATCTTTTTTTAGCTTAGCAAATCAAATAAAGAGCAAAGAAATTGACAAACTACTGACTCAATATCACCAATTAAAGCAATTTAATGGTGTCGCGTTAATCAGCCATAAAGGGAAAGTGCTCTTGAAAAAAGGTTATGGCAAAGCCAACTTTGAATGGGACATTAATCATACTGTTGAAGGCAAATTCAAAATCGCCTCAATTACTAAGCAATTTACAGCCATGTTGATACTTCAACTTGTTGAGAAAAAAAAGCTAAAGCTAGATGAAAAGTTAATCGAATACTATCCTAGCTACAGAGCAGACACAGGCTCGACAATCACAATTAGGCAGTTATTAAATCACACATCGGGTCTTGGCAACTTCTTTCACCTTGATGGATACAAAGCTGTTGAAGCAAGAAACCATTACACACTTGACGAGTTTATCTCAAAGTTTTGTAGTGAAGATTTAAACTTCGAGCCAGGCACCCAATTCAGATATAGCAATGCGGGTTATACCATTTTGGGTAAAGTCATCGAACAAGTAACGGGTAAACCTTACAGCGAAGTTTTAACAGAGCAAATCCTAAATCCGCTTAATATGAATAACTCAGGGTTTAACCAACAACATTCTGTCATTAACAATCGAGTGGCTGGTTATGAGCGATTATTAAACCGTTTAGAACACCCCAGCTTCATTGATATGTCAGTGCCCTTTTCTGCTGGCAGTATATATTCAACTGCCATGGATTTGTACCGATGGGATCGAGGCTTAGCCGAAAATAAAATACTATCAAAACCGTTAACCAAAATACTGTATCAGGTCACTGAACATAGAAATTATGCTGCGGGTTGGTTGGTTGACAACTACCCAGAAGAGCGATTCGGTAAACCACTCACTCGAGTACATCATGGCGGTATGATCCCCGGTTTTAATGCCAATATCAGTCGTGTGTTAGAAGACGACACTTTAGTTGTATTGCTTGATAATACGGGCGGTGCACCAATGACACCAATCACCGAAAAGGTGCTGAGTATTATCTATGACAAAGCGTATGAACAACCTGAATTAAGACTTTCACAAAAACTCTATAACATGATCATAGAGCAAGGAACATCAGCATCAATCGCTTGGTATAAAACATTGATTGCGCACGACGAAGGTTTTAGTGAGCGTCAATTAATCCGATTTGCATATGAGCTTGTTGATGCTAATGAGAAACAAGCGGCTACTGCATTTTTAACGCTAAATGCTGTTCTCAATCCAAATTCGAAGCGTGCTCAACACGCATTAAAAAGTATAACTTCACTGTAA
- a CDS encoding outer membrane beta-barrel protein, producing MRKTVIALTSALFLSPSTFADNSIYTDILIGKAKQEHESNYKISSPYYSAEESYKQPSQNTTSFGVRLGYQFTSNFSVELGHNQFGETDHTFVDEFNDTINNKVKSSSTTLGVNAQWPISDKFFVNGRLGIAAWDLKAESTDSYYPDKVEKGSEDGNDLYYGFGFKYLASDNIYLGLEYTVTNMSSDKTEKDGEFTGKVNIDYDVSNFAIFVGVNF from the coding sequence ATGCGTAAAACAGTTATAGCTCTTACTTCTGCTCTATTTTTATCTCCATCAACATTTGCAGATAATAGTATTTACACAGACATTCTAATTGGTAAAGCAAAACAAGAGCACGAATCAAATTATAAGATTTCAAGCCCTTATTATTCTGCCGAAGAAAGTTATAAGCAACCCAGTCAAAATACGACCTCTTTTGGAGTTAGATTAGGCTATCAGTTTACATCTAACTTTAGTGTTGAGCTTGGCCATAATCAATTCGGCGAAACAGATCATACCTTTGTTGACGAATTTAATGACACTATCAATAACAAAGTAAAGAGCTCATCAACCACACTAGGTGTAAATGCTCAATGGCCAATAAGCGATAAATTTTTTGTCAATGGCCGACTAGGTATTGCTGCATGGGATTTAAAGGCTGAAAGTACTGATAGTTATTATCCTGATAAAGTTGAAAAAGGTAGCGAAGATGGGAATGATCTTTACTATGGTTTCGGTTTTAAATACTTAGCGTCTGATAACATCTATCTTGGTTTAGAATACACAGTCACAAATATGTCTTCGGACAAAACAGAAAAAGATGGTGAATTTACAGGAAAAGTAAACATTGACTATGATGTAAGCAACTTTGCAATTTTTGTTGGCGTAAACTTCTAA
- a CDS encoding LysR family transcriptional regulator has translation MNKLFEGIEIFVEVVKRGSFASAAQNLGHSNSHISKEMNKLEARLGVRLLNRTTRSLALTPEGDAYYQQCLQLISDAQDAFNLVTQGDDTPKGNLKLSCPIGLYRSHIQSILVKFLKLYPNVTLDLDLSDKRVDLVADGFDLVIRATPALDESSLICKKIYACPTYVVASKSYLARFGQPHHPRELNNHHCIGYSNHKSPGKWIFTPVDGEQFTVDVKLKALCNNGEAETALVEAGIGITRLPEFYLSGGISSGNLQILFEEYQQPTVNVYAVYPSRKHLSSKVRRFIDMLSNELK, from the coding sequence ATGAATAAGCTCTTTGAAGGTATAGAAATTTTTGTTGAAGTGGTTAAGCGTGGCAGTTTTGCAAGTGCCGCTCAGAATTTAGGACATTCAAATTCTCATATTTCTAAAGAAATGAATAAGCTTGAAGCGAGGCTCGGTGTGAGACTGCTGAATAGAACAACACGTTCTTTGGCGCTAACACCAGAAGGCGATGCTTACTATCAGCAGTGCTTACAATTAATAAGTGACGCACAAGACGCCTTCAATCTTGTCACACAAGGAGACGATACACCAAAAGGCAATTTAAAATTAAGTTGCCCAATTGGGTTATATCGCTCCCATATCCAGTCTATATTGGTGAAGTTTTTAAAGCTTTATCCAAATGTGACGCTTGACCTAGATTTGAGTGATAAACGGGTGGATTTGGTTGCAGATGGTTTTGATCTTGTGATCCGAGCAACGCCTGCATTAGATGAATCTAGCCTTATTTGCAAAAAGATTTACGCCTGTCCAACTTATGTTGTTGCATCAAAATCTTATCTTGCACGATTTGGTCAGCCTCATCACCCTAGAGAGCTAAATAATCATCACTGTATAGGTTACAGTAACCATAAGAGCCCAGGTAAATGGATATTTACGCCAGTTGATGGAGAGCAATTTACCGTTGATGTGAAACTCAAAGCACTTTGTAATAATGGCGAAGCTGAAACCGCACTTGTCGAGGCGGGTATAGGGATCACTCGCTTACCTGAATTTTATTTATCGGGTGGTATTTCATCAGGCAACTTACAGATCCTTTTTGAAGAATATCAGCAACCAACGGTGAATGTTTACGCGGTTTACCCAAGTAGAAAGCACCTGTCTTCTAAAGTCAGGCGCTTTATTGATATGTTGAGTAATGAGCTTAAGTAA
- a CDS encoding NADPH-dependent FMN reductase yields MKVLAFAASSSRQSINKQLAQYTANQIENANVELLDLNDFEMPIYSSDRENESGIPEQAQTFFKKIGEADAIVISFAEHNGSYTAAYKNIFDWTSRIDMKVYQGKPVILLATSPGPGGAQSVLASAVGSSQFFAMDVKGSLSVPSFYDNFDLETGQLTNSELVDQIKTITALV; encoded by the coding sequence ATGAAAGTATTAGCATTCGCAGCGAGTAGCAGCCGTCAATCAATTAACAAACAGCTGGCTCAGTACACGGCAAACCAAATTGAAAACGCAAACGTTGAATTATTAGATTTAAACGATTTTGAAATGCCTATCTACAGCTCAGATCGTGAAAATGAATCAGGTATTCCAGAACAAGCACAAACTTTTTTCAAAAAAATTGGCGAAGCAGATGCCATTGTTATTTCTTTTGCTGAACACAATGGTTCTTATACGGCTGCTTACAAGAACATTTTTGATTGGACATCGAGAATTGATATGAAAGTGTATCAAGGTAAACCAGTAATTTTATTAGCGACTTCACCTGGTCCTGGTGGTGCGCAAAGCGTACTCGCTTCAGCAGTTGGTTCATCTCAGTTTTTTGCAATGGATGTTAAAGGCTCACTTTCTGTACCGAGCTTCTATGATAATTTCGATTTAGAAACTGGTCAGTTAACTAACTCTGAACTTGTAGATCAAATCAAAACTATCACTGCTTTAGTTTAG
- a CDS encoding substrate-binding periplasmic protein, with the protein MKQFKYISLFLLLSLFSNLSASANNLTLSVGEWPPYMGSDLPNNGAIAEIITEAFADIGYQVSFEFYPWARAMEQAQLGRVDGTGLWLKTESRDSEFYFSEPVLEEKHVFFYNKTKKPNLDSFEALKSYSYVGLEDFSYGVDLDNIIRAKQINMYRVSNDEQAFGMLLKNRVSIYPQEMAVGYYLLREHFSEQDMKSIGHIEQPFMRKNSHIILSKSDKNNADILKMFDEALLRMKQSGRYDQLLAKVIKF; encoded by the coding sequence TTGAAACAGTTTAAATACATCTCTTTATTTCTTTTACTCTCGTTATTTTCAAATTTATCCGCATCAGCAAACAACCTTACTTTGTCAGTTGGAGAGTGGCCTCCTTATATGGGAAGTGACTTACCAAATAACGGTGCCATTGCTGAGATAATTACAGAGGCATTTGCTGACATAGGTTATCAAGTTTCTTTTGAATTCTACCCGTGGGCAAGAGCGATGGAGCAAGCGCAATTAGGAAGAGTTGACGGTACTGGTTTATGGCTAAAAACCGAATCTAGAGACAGTGAATTTTATTTTTCTGAGCCCGTATTAGAAGAAAAGCATGTATTTTTTTACAACAAAACAAAAAAGCCGAATCTAGATAGCTTTGAAGCGTTAAAGTCATATAGCTATGTTGGGCTAGAAGATTTTAGTTATGGCGTAGATCTAGATAACATTATTCGCGCTAAACAAATCAATATGTACAGAGTGTCAAATGATGAACAAGCATTTGGCATGTTATTAAAAAACAGAGTATCTATTTACCCTCAGGAGATGGCGGTGGGGTATTATCTGTTACGTGAGCACTTCTCAGAACAAGATATGAAATCAATAGGCCATATCGAACAGCCTTTCATGCGGAAAAACAGCCATATCATCTTATCGAAATCAGATAAGAATAATGCCGATATTCTGAAGATGTTTGATGAAGCTTTACTTAGAATGAAACAATCAGGTCGTTATGATCAACTTTTAGCAAAAGTGATTAAATTTTAA
- the arsJ gene encoding organoarsenical effux MFS transporter ArsJ, whose protein sequence is MLSKLSDDIKQYLLITSNYWAFTLTDGALRMLVVLYFHQLGYSALEVALLFLFYEFFGVVTNLVGGWLGARLGLNKTMNLGLSIQIFALVMLAINPEWLSVVYVMCAQALSGIAKDLNKMSAKSAIKKLVPEDADGVLYKWVAILTGSKNALKGVGFFLGGLLLTLFGFQGALWLMAGMLTLVWLLSIWRLKADLGKKKAKPKFTEMFSKSQQINRLSAARLFLFAARDVWFVVALPVYFVSELGWQSSTVGTFMAVWVILYGLVQANAPKVTGRNMALTQSKQSALSWVTTLALIPAMIVLGLDSSFSPELILVGGLLLFGAVFAINSSLHSYLIVRCADSDGVSMDVGFYYMANAAGRLTGTVLSGVMYQYYGLNACLLVSSVMLGIAIALTKRL, encoded by the coding sequence ATGTTGTCCAAACTTTCGGATGACATAAAACAATACTTACTCATCACCAGTAATTATTGGGCTTTCACATTGACAGATGGAGCGCTCAGAATGCTGGTGGTGTTGTACTTCCACCAGCTTGGCTACAGTGCACTTGAAGTTGCTTTGTTGTTTTTGTTTTATGAATTCTTTGGTGTTGTAACTAACTTAGTAGGTGGGTGGCTAGGTGCACGTCTTGGTTTGAACAAAACCATGAATCTGGGTTTATCTATTCAAATCTTTGCACTTGTCATGCTTGCTATTAACCCTGAGTGGTTGAGTGTAGTTTATGTCATGTGTGCACAGGCATTGTCAGGGATCGCAAAAGATCTCAACAAAATGAGTGCCAAAAGTGCCATTAAAAAATTGGTTCCCGAAGACGCCGATGGCGTTTTGTATAAGTGGGTTGCAATCTTAACTGGCTCTAAAAATGCGCTAAAAGGTGTCGGTTTCTTTTTGGGTGGTTTGCTATTGACCTTATTTGGCTTTCAAGGCGCATTATGGTTAATGGCTGGTATGCTGACACTTGTTTGGCTATTGAGTATATGGCGATTAAAAGCAGACTTAGGTAAAAAGAAAGCAAAACCTAAATTCACTGAAATGTTTTCAAAAAGCCAGCAAATCAATCGACTTTCAGCTGCGAGACTATTTTTATTTGCAGCCAGAGACGTATGGTTTGTGGTTGCATTGCCGGTTTATTTTGTCAGTGAACTGGGCTGGCAAAGTAGCACTGTAGGCACTTTTATGGCTGTTTGGGTCATTTTATACGGCTTAGTACAGGCAAACGCCCCCAAAGTAACTGGTCGAAATATGGCGTTAACCCAAAGTAAGCAATCAGCACTGTCATGGGTAACAACCCTTGCACTTATTCCTGCAATGATAGTATTGGGTTTAGATTCAAGCTTTTCACCAGAACTTATTCTTGTCGGCGGTTTGCTACTTTTTGGTGCAGTATTTGCGATTAATTCATCGTTACACAGCTATCTCATTGTGAGATGTGCTGACAGTGACGGGGTATCAATGGATGTTGGTTTTTATTATATGGCAAACGCTGCAGGGCGTTTAACAGGTACTGTATTATCTGGTGTTATGTATCAATACTATGGTTTAAACGCATGCTTATTGGTTTCGTCAGTTATGCTAGGCATTGCCATAGCACTAACTAAACGACTTTGA
- a CDS encoding ArsJ-associated glyceraldehyde-3-phosphate dehydrogenase: MSIKVGINGFGRMGRLTMRALYDTAGIEIIQINDPAGNAETLAHLMNFDSVHGRWRHEMDFSGDTMQINGHTISVTQNKTIEASDWSSCDLVIEASGKMKTKAKLQAYFDQGVKQVVVTAPVKEEGVLNVVYGVNHDLFDVEKHNIVTAASCTTNCLAPPIKVLQEKIGIVHGSMTTIHDITNTQTILDAPHKDLRRARACGMSLIPTTTGSATAITHIFPELKGKLNGHAVRVPLANASITDCVFEVSRATTAEEINGWMKEAAEGDLKDILGFETRPLVSIDYKTDPRSSVVDAQSTMVVNGTQVKMYLWYDNEWGYANRTADLVRYVIGQKWG; this comes from the coding sequence ATGAGTATAAAAGTTGGAATAAATGGCTTTGGCCGTATGGGTCGCCTAACTATGCGTGCCTTATATGATACTGCAGGCATTGAGATCATTCAGATCAATGATCCGGCAGGCAACGCTGAAACACTTGCGCATCTAATGAATTTTGACTCGGTTCATGGTCGTTGGCGCCATGAAATGGATTTTTCAGGCGATACTATGCAAATCAATGGTCACACTATTTCAGTTACCCAGAATAAAACGATTGAAGCGTCTGATTGGTCAAGCTGTGATTTAGTGATTGAAGCCTCTGGTAAAATGAAAACCAAAGCCAAACTTCAAGCTTATTTTGATCAAGGTGTAAAACAGGTAGTCGTGACTGCGCCAGTTAAAGAAGAGGGTGTATTAAACGTAGTTTATGGCGTCAACCATGATTTATTTGATGTTGAAAAGCACAACATTGTTACTGCAGCGTCATGTACGACGAACTGTTTAGCGCCACCTATTAAAGTATTACAAGAAAAAATTGGTATTGTGCACGGTTCGATGACCACAATTCACGATATCACCAATACTCAAACCATCCTTGATGCACCGCACAAAGATCTTCGTCGAGCAAGGGCATGTGGTATGAGTTTGATCCCAACAACGACGGGTTCTGCAACTGCAATTACACATATTTTCCCTGAATTGAAAGGTAAATTAAACGGTCATGCTGTACGCGTACCTCTGGCGAATGCATCAATTACAGATTGTGTATTCGAAGTAAGCCGTGCGACCACTGCTGAAGAAATCAATGGATGGATGAAAGAAGCGGCAGAGGGAGACTTGAAAGACATTCTAGGCTTTGAGACTCGTCCACTTGTGTCAATTGATTATAAAACAGATCCAAGAAGCAGTGTGGTTGATGCGCAGTCAACCATGGTCGTGAATGGCACTCAAGTGAAAATGTATCTGTGGTATGACAACGAATGGGGTTATGCAAATAGAACTGCAGATCTAGTTCGTTATGTAATTGGGCAAAAGTGGGGATAA